The Xiphophorus hellerii strain 12219 chromosome 5, Xiphophorus_hellerii-4.1, whole genome shotgun sequence genome window below encodes:
- the polr1e gene encoding DNA-directed RNA polymerase I subunit RPA49, translating into MAASCSLVCCGEETESDKAAIVRFSNGCVTNAESLDFSMYKNRDENNPRKKSRRILVAESNRLSYVGQNFGAGSLKCNSLCKYYVGVLNKQTMQMEVHNAVLFNMQPVIPGETPTTKPQNTSQSYRDKVDMLIEAFGTNKQKRALASRRLNQVGSNALQTAVAKAATSVIEKKGLEALQQEVVETESQETLASHLPPCNPNAGKREDVYPFDELLSPVELAALEQPGSKMAALTKEELQKMRDEGGSLSVVKHLESMPSEGEARERISRCAFYLSLLLKLASQKNIPRKFGHDEGCPRIIHIKLFRTFTVESFNNGRVQNMVSTSMRAKLAAYSLALLLHMGHMTADLSLLHRDLGITEAKMIEIAKSMGLSLIKPARAKRDEAALSDDHSQATVALPLVKYDKFVEQRKRKKMH; encoded by the exons ATGGCTGCCTCCTGCTCCTTAGTGTGCTGTGGAGAAGAGACTGAATCCGACAAAGCAGCTATTG TCCGCTTTTCCAATGGCTGCGTCACCAATGCAGAGAGCCTCGATTTCAGCATGTACAAGAACAGAGATGAGAACAACCCGAGGAAGAAGAGCAGGCGGATACTG GTTGCTGAATCAAACAGACTGAGCTATGTTGGTCAGAATTTTGGAGCGGGATCTCTGAAATGCAACAGCCTCTGCAA ATATTATGTTGGAGTGCTGAACAAACAGACCATGCAAATGGAGGTGCATAACGCTGTGCTGTTCAACATGCAGCCTGTTATCCCAG GAGAGACACCAACTACCAAACCTCAGAATACTTCTCAATCCTACAGAGACAAG GTTGACATGTTGATTGAGGCATTTGGCACCAACAAGCAGAAACGAGCCCTGGCTTCCCGCAGGCTAAACCAGGTGGGTAGCAATGCCCTGCAGACCGCAGTGGCTAAAGCTGCCACCTCTGTTATTGAAAAGAAAGGTCTGGAAG ccCTCCAGCAGGAAGTGGTTGAGACAGAGTCCCAAGAGACCCTGGCGTCCCACCTGCCTCCTTGCAATCCAAACGCAGGCAAACGAGAAGACGTCTATCCATTTGATGAGC TCCTGAGTCCAGTCGAGCTCGCTGCTTTGGAGCAGCCTGGATCCAAGATGGCAGCACTCAccaaggaggagctgcagaagatGAGGGATGAAGGAGG GTCACTGAGTGTTGTGAAGCATTTAGAGAGCATGCCATCTGAAGGTGAAGCCAGAGAGAGAATATCACGCTGCGCCTTTTACCTCTCTTTGCTCCTCAAACTGGCGAGTCAGAAGAACATCCCACGCAAGT TTGGACATGATGAAGGCTGCCCTCGCATCATTCATATCAAGCTGTTCAGAACTTTCACTGTGGAGAGTTTCAACAATGGGAG GGTGCAGAACATGGTATCAACATCAATGCGTGCCAAATTAGCAGCGTACAGCCTGGCTCTGTTGCTGCACATGGGACACATGACTGCTGACCTCTCATTACTGCATCGTGATCTGGGAATCACCGAAGCCAA GATGATCGAGATTGCAAAGTCAATGGGACTGTCTTTGATTAAACCAGCAAGAGCCAAAAGGGATGAAGCTGCACTGAGTGACGACCACAGTCAGGCCACTGTTGCCCTACCGCTGGTCAAGTACGATAAGTTTGTCGAGCAACGGAAACGGAAGAAGATGCATTAA